The following is a genomic window from Sphingomonas sinipercae.
AGCTGGTAGCACAGCGACTTGCCGGCGCCGGTCGGCATCACCGCCAGCGTGTGCCGGCCGGCCATCACGCGGTCGACCACCCGCTCCTGCACGCCGCGGAAGCTGTCGAAACCGAAAACCGTCTTGAGGATTGTGCCCGGATCGCTCGTCATTCCGCCGCCAGCGCCGCCTCTTCTGCCGAGCGCTCGCTGGCCTGCCGATTCCACAGCTCCGCGTAAAGCCCGTTGCTGGCGAGCAGCTGGGCGTGGGTGCCGCTTTCGGCGACCACGCCCTGGTCGAGGACGATGATCTGGTCGGCATCGACGATGGTCGACAGGCGGTGGGCGATGACCAATGTCGTCCGGTCGAGCGCCAGCCGCTCCAGCGTCGCCAGGATCGCTTCTTCGGTGCGGCTGTCGAGCGCGCTGGTCGCTTCGTCGAGGATCAGCAGCGGCGGATTCTTCAACAGCGTCCGGGCAATCGCCACCCGCTGCTTTTCTCCGCCGGAAAGCTTCAGCCCGCGCTCGCCGACCAGCGATTCATAGCCGCTGGGGAGCGATTCGATGAAGCCGTCGATGGCCGCTCCGCGCGCCGCTTCTTCGACTTCGCCGTGTTCGGCACCGTCACGCCCGTAAGCGATGTTGTAGCCAATGGTGTCGTTGAACAGCACCGTATCCTGGGGCACGATCCCGATTTGCGCGCGCAGGCTGTCCTGCTTGACCTCGGCAATGTCCTGGCCGTCGATCAGGATCCGGCCGCTCGACGGTTCGTAGAAGCGGTAAAGCAGCCGCGCGATGGTCGACTTGCCCGCGCCCGACGGGCCGACGATCGCTACCCGCGAACCCGGGCGGACCTCGAAGCTCAGCCCTTTCAGGATTTCGCGCCCGTCTTCGTAACCGAAGCGCACGTCCTCGAAGCGGACGTGGCCGCCGTTGACGCCCAGCGGCTTCGCGCCCGGCCGGTCGACGATCTCCGGCGCGGTGTCGAGAAGGCCGAACATCGCTTCCATGTCGATCAGCCCCTGGCGGATGGTGCGATAGACCCAGCCGAGCATGTCGAGCGGCCGGAACAGCTGCATCAGCAAGGAATTGACCAGCACCACGTCGCCCGGCGTGAACTGCCCGCGGCTCCACCCCCACACGGTGAAGGTCATCGCCCCGGCCATCATCAGGTTGGTGATGAAGGACTGGCCGATGTTGAGCCACGCCAGCGAAACTTCATTCTTGACGGTGGCGCTGGTGAACTGGCCGATGGCGTCGTCGTAGCGCTTGGCCTCGCGCTCCTCGGCGCTGAAATATTTCACCGTCTCGTAATTCAGCAGCGAATCGACGGCGCGGCCGATGGCGCGGTTGTCGACCTCGTTCATTTCGCGCTGCAGCCGTGCCCGCCAGTCGGTCACCTTGCGCGTGAAGGCGATGTAGAGGGCGACCATCGCCAGCGTTGCCGCGACCAGCCCGAACCCGAACTTGACGAAGAAGATCACGCAGATCGCCGCCAGTTCGATGATCGTCGGGCCGATGTTAAACAGCAGGAAATAAAGCATCATGTCGATGCTCTTGGTGCCGCGCTCGACCACCTTGGTCAGCGATCCGGTGCGGCGTTCAAGGTGGAAGCGAAGCGACAGCCGATGGATGTGGCGGAACACCTGGCCGGCAAGACGCCAGGCCGCGTTCTGCCCCACTTTTTCGAACAAGGCGTTGCGCAGATTGTCGGACAGGACCCCGGCGAAGCGCGCGCCGGCGTAGGCCAGGACCAAAGCGGCGACGACGGAGAAGACGGCGGCGCCCGTCGCCATCCGGTCGATCACGCCCTTGTAGGCGAACGGCATCAGAAGCACCGCCGCCTTGCCGGCCAGCACGAGCAGGACTGCGCCGACGACGCGCGCCTTCAACTCCCGCTCCCCCGCCGGCCAGAGCATCGGCAGGAAGCGAAGCAGCGTTTTGAACCCGCCCTTGGGCTTTTCCGGAACCTGTGCCGCCGCTGCCATCCGCCCCTACGTAGGAGCGCCCACGCGCGCCAGCAAACGGATGCGACGAACCGTTTGGAACCACGCCATTAATTGTCGGTTCTGAAGACAAGTTCACCGACAGGCGAGAACACATGGGTCCGGGTTACTTTATCATTGCAATCCTCGGCTGCGCCGACGGCGGCACCGCCTGCACCCCCGTCGCCACCGCCCCGACGCGCTACGAGAGCCAGGCTGCGTGCGAGGCCGCGACGGTGGAAACGCTGACCAAGAACAGCGATTTCGATTTCCCGAGCTTGCTCGCCCAGTGCCGCGCGGTCGGCCCGAGCGAGACTGCGGAAAAGGCCAAGGCCGAACAGCCCAAGCCTCGGACCCCCGCCCGACAGGCCTAGGCCCAACGCGCCGAGCGGCGCTCATCTGAAGACCAACTGCAGGAACGGCTTTTCGCGGCGCCGGTTGAATCGGCGAAGTGCCGCGTGCCGTGCCGGCGCGCGAAGCGAATGGACCGCCAAGGGAGCAGTGCGATGAGCGACAATGATGTCATGGAACCGATGATCCACGAAGATCGGGAGCCGGGCCATGAAAGCCAGCTCGAGCCGAAGCCCGACTGGGCGCCGCGCTATCCCGGGTCGGGGCGGCTGCAGGGCAAGGTCGCGCTGATTACCGGCGCCGATAGCGGAATCGGCCGCGCCGTCGCGGCGCTGTTCGCGCGCGAGGGGGCTGACGTCGCAATCCTCTATTTGTGCGAGCACGACGACGCGCGGAAGACGAAGGAGATCGTCGAAGGCGAAGGCCGCCGCGCCATCGCCATAGCCGGCGACGTCGGCAGCAAGTCTTTTTGCGAACAGGCCGTCGCCAAGACGATCGAGGCGTTCGGCCGGCTCGACATCCTCGTCAACAACGCGGGCGAGCAGCATCCCGACGAAGACATTCGCGACATTACGGAAGGGCAGCTGAAGCGGACTTTCCAGACCAATTTCTACGGCTACTTCTTCATGGTGCAGGCGGCGCTCGACCACCTCAAGCAGGGGTCGGCGATCATCAACTGCACATCGGTGACGATGTACAAGGGCTCGCCGCAGCTGCTCGACTATAGCGCGACCAAGGGCGCGATCACCGCTTTTACCCGGTCGCTGTCGAAGGCGCTGGTGGACAAGGGCATTCGGGTCAACGGCGTGGCGCCCGGACCGATCTGGACTCCGCTCAACCCGTTCGGCGGGCAAAAGCCGGAAGACATTCCGGAGTTCGGCAAGGATACGCCGATGGGCCGCCCCGGCCAGCCCAACGAGGTCGCGCCGGCCTTCTTGTTCCTGGCCTGCGAAGACAGCAGCTACATGATCGGGCAGGTGCTCCACCCCAATGGCGGCGACCTGACTTCAAGCTAGGAAGTCGGCGAAATTCACCACATCATGGCGGTGAATTGGTGGGAATTTCTGCCAGCCCGAAAGCACGAACACTGTAAACATTGGATAATTCCAAATTGGCACGATCCCTGCATTGAAGGTTGCAGGGGTCCGATCGTGGGTCCCGACAGAAAAGGGAACAGACCGATGATCGCAATTTTCGAACCGAACCGCACGACCGCCACCTCGCTCGCCGCCGCCTTCGTGTCGGCCATGCTGCTGATCAGCAGCGCCACTTCGCTGATCGCCTGACGGAAGGAATGGCAATGAACGGACGCTTTTTACTCAACCGCAGCGACGGCAAGCTGATGGGCGTCGCCGCCGGACTGGCGGACTGGAGCGGCGTCGACGCGCTGATCATCCGCCTCGGCCTTGTCGCCGCACTGCTTGTCACCGGGCCGGTCGTGGTCCTCTTCTACGTCCTCACCGGCTGGCTCGCCTCGGAGCGCTGAGCCAGCCGCCTCACTCCGGCCGGGCGCAGCCGCTGCGTTGCTCGCCGCCGACGGTCAACGACACCGCAATCGGATAGACCGTGTCCGACATGCCGTCAGAGCATTTCGCGTCTGGCTTGGTCTTGAGCACGAACGGCCGGCCATCAAGCATCCCCGACCAGGTGCCGCTTTCGCCGGTGCCGGCGAACTTCGTCCAGACCCGAGTCCCCGCCTGGTTTTCGGGCGTCGAGTAAGTCACGCAGCGTCCTTGGATGCGCGTGCTCCAGAACGGCTCCGTCCCCG
Proteins encoded in this region:
- a CDS encoding ABCB family ABC transporter ATP-binding protein/permease, yielding MAAAAQVPEKPKGGFKTLLRFLPMLWPAGERELKARVVGAVLLVLAGKAAVLLMPFAYKGVIDRMATGAAVFSVVAALVLAYAGARFAGVLSDNLRNALFEKVGQNAAWRLAGQVFRHIHRLSLRFHLERRTGSLTKVVERGTKSIDMMLYFLLFNIGPTIIELAAICVIFFVKFGFGLVAATLAMVALYIAFTRKVTDWRARLQREMNEVDNRAIGRAVDSLLNYETVKYFSAEEREAKRYDDAIGQFTSATVKNEVSLAWLNIGQSFITNLMMAGAMTFTVWGWSRGQFTPGDVVLVNSLLMQLFRPLDMLGWVYRTIRQGLIDMEAMFGLLDTAPEIVDRPGAKPLGVNGGHVRFEDVRFGYEDGREILKGLSFEVRPGSRVAIVGPSGAGKSTIARLLYRFYEPSSGRILIDGQDIAEVKQDSLRAQIGIVPQDTVLFNDTIGYNIAYGRDGAEHGEVEEAARGAAIDGFIESLPSGYESLVGERGLKLSGGEKQRVAIARTLLKNPPLLILDEATSALDSRTEEAILATLERLALDRTTLVIAHRLSTIVDADQIIVLDQGVVAESGTHAQLLASNGLYAELWNRQASERSAEEAALAAE
- a CDS encoding SDR family oxidoreductase, with amino-acid sequence MSDNDVMEPMIHEDREPGHESQLEPKPDWAPRYPGSGRLQGKVALITGADSGIGRAVAALFAREGADVAILYLCEHDDARKTKEIVEGEGRRAIAIAGDVGSKSFCEQAVAKTIEAFGRLDILVNNAGEQHPDEDIRDITEGQLKRTFQTNFYGYFFMVQAALDHLKQGSAIINCTSVTMYKGSPQLLDYSATKGAITAFTRSLSKALVDKGIRVNGVAPGPIWTPLNPFGGQKPEDIPEFGKDTPMGRPGQPNEVAPAFLFLACEDSSYMIGQVLHPNGGDLTSS
- a CDS encoding PspC domain-containing protein, whose amino-acid sequence is MNGRFLLNRSDGKLMGVAAGLADWSGVDALIIRLGLVAALLVTGPVVVLFYVLTGWLASER